From the Kitasatospora viridis genome, one window contains:
- a CDS encoding ComEA family DNA-binding protein encodes MTPSRILAQHLRTPADRRRAAAALSRTRLVHLLPAAAPVPPAAPAAGPPLTESAALGPAVATVAAPARPARVSGAPAAPSETDPGPPPPVPEPGEPPGPAEPLPDGWPHGYGKRSGPRHPPPRSTAAAAAAAATAAAAAPATGPGPGSTPEPLVKPDRVRAPGVVADTHPHPPRRRFRLPAALHPLLWADRKAVLGLGVLLLLAVAYAVQHFWLGRPQPVAVPAITGKASRSAVPAVAPAEPAGEPGPEDPSAPEPGHPAASEVVIDVAGRVLQPGVRALPAGSRVADALRAAGGPQPGVDTDGLNLARVLVDGEQVLVGLPVQAGGGSGQSATRGPVSINRATAEQLDALPGIGPVLARHILDFRTQHGSFRSLDQLRQISGIGERKYAELKLLLTL; translated from the coding sequence ATGACCCCTTCGCGCATCCTCGCCCAGCACCTCCGCACCCCGGCCGACCGTCGCCGCGCGGCTGCCGCCCTTTCCCGCACCCGCCTGGTCCACCTGCTCCCGGCCGCCGCGCCCGTTCCACCGGCTGCGCCCGCCGCCGGGCCGCCGCTCACCGAGTCCGCGGCGCTCGGGCCCGCAGTGGCCACCGTCGCCGCGCCGGCTCGGCCGGCCCGTGTGTCGGGTGCCCCCGCCGCCCCCAGCGAGACCGACCCCGGTCCGCCGCCGCCCGTGCCCGAGCCGGGGGAGCCGCCCGGCCCGGCCGAGCCGCTCCCCGACGGGTGGCCGCACGGGTACGGCAAGCGCAGCGGCCCCCGCCACCCGCCGCCTCGTTCGACCGCTGCTGCTGCTGCCGCCGCCGCCACTGCCGCTGCCGCTGCGCCCGCCACGGGACCGGGGCCGGGGAGCACTCCGGAACCGTTGGTGAAGCCCGACCGCGTTCGCGCGCCCGGCGTCGTCGCGGACACCCATCCGCACCCGCCCCGCCGCCGGTTCCGCCTGCCGGCCGCCCTGCACCCGCTGCTCTGGGCCGATCGCAAGGCCGTGCTGGGCCTCGGCGTGCTGCTCCTGCTCGCCGTCGCCTACGCCGTCCAGCACTTCTGGCTCGGCCGGCCCCAACCGGTCGCGGTGCCGGCCATCACCGGCAAGGCCTCGCGCAGCGCGGTGCCGGCCGTCGCGCCCGCCGAGCCGGCCGGGGAGCCGGGGCCCGAGGATCCGTCAGCTCCCGAGCCCGGCCACCCCGCCGCCTCCGAGGTGGTCATCGACGTGGCCGGCCGGGTCCTCCAACCCGGTGTCCGCGCCCTCCCGGCCGGCTCGCGGGTGGCCGACGCGCTCCGCGCGGCCGGCGGCCCGCAGCCCGGGGTGGACACCGACGGCCTCAACCTCGCCCGGGTCCTGGTGGACGGTGAACAAGTCCTGGTCGGCCTGCCCGTCCAGGCCGGGGGCGGCAGCGGCCAGTCCGCCACCAGGGGCCCGGTCAGCATCAACCGCGCCACCGCCGAGCAACTCGACGCCCTGCCCGGGATCGGCCCGGTGCTGGCCCGGCACATCCTCGACTTCCGCACCCAGCACGGCTCGTTCCGCTCCCTGGACCAGCTCCGCCAGATCAGCGGCATCGGCGAGCGGAAGTACGCCGAACTGAAACTCCTGCTCACCCTCTGA
- a CDS encoding ComEC/Rec2 family competence protein has protein sequence MPPSAATSADPAQQAPELRLLLPTAATWVVTALLLDLDLPATGPLLAASALAALLAVALFLHAHRRRPPDHPDAPDRPHRSAGLAAAVLLTASAATACTVLHTGDLHRGPIAALAHPVGADPAKPHPVTLVTLDLTITGDPHLRTSHSRGANPGRPLLVVEATADLVTTDTGTTTRTRTPLTVIVQDQDTPAWRPLLPSARVRTQARVLPQRADGGSDTAAAVVAKGPLRQLAPPSAAQRLAGRLRAGLRQACAGLPADARALLPGLVVGDTSAMPEDLDEAFRATDLVHITAVSGANLSIVLALLLGAPALAGTAERGGLAALLGIPLRVAAVLGIGLTAAFVTLCRPDPSVLRAAATGLLSLLALALGRPRKALSALAAGVLALLLLDPFLARSFGFLLSVLATVGLLTLGRRWGKALQARGWPHHLAEAVACTAAAQVLCAPAAVLLAPRISLVGIPCNLLAELAVAPATLLGFAALAVAPFCAPPAAYLAGMAGYPTGWLALVARGGAALPGAELAWTPGWRGTVTLVLALAAACFAARLLRPAPAAEFTPAPEPAPDRAPDPAGTASLLDPPAPGPRPRRLLRRAVCAGLVLGLVLLLLRPPALVRIATGWPPTGARLVMCSVGQGDLLVLPVTDSPDTAVVVDTGPDPAAADACLRDLGVVRVPLVLLTHFHADHSGGLSGVLRHRAVGAIETTTLAAPEAEAAKVTALAAAARVPVLRVVPGERRTVGPELSWQVLWPAGPLGPDTAGPNNASVSLLVTAGQLRFALLGDLEPAAQAALLRAVRPRPVDVLKVAHHGSANQDWALARALHPRLALISVGAGNSYGHPAARTVNSLRALGATVLRTDRAGDIAVLGDSPATLRALTHAHPEEAEE, from the coding sequence ATGCCCCCTTCCGCCGCCACCTCGGCCGACCCGGCGCAGCAAGCTCCGGAGCTCCGCCTGCTCCTGCCGACCGCCGCCACCTGGGTTGTCACCGCCCTCCTCCTCGACCTCGACCTCCCCGCCACCGGACCCCTGCTCGCCGCCTCCGCCCTGGCCGCCCTCCTGGCCGTGGCCCTGTTCCTGCACGCCCACCGCCGACGCCCGCCCGACCACCCCGACGCGCCGGACCGCCCGCACCGGTCGGCAGGGCTCGCCGCCGCCGTCCTGCTCACCGCCTCCGCCGCCACCGCCTGCACCGTCCTGCACACGGGCGACCTGCACCGCGGCCCGATCGCTGCGCTCGCCCACCCCGTCGGCGCCGACCCGGCCAAGCCCCATCCCGTCACCCTCGTCACGCTGGACCTCACCATCACCGGCGACCCCCACCTGCGCACCAGCCACTCCCGGGGCGCCAACCCGGGCCGGCCCCTGCTGGTCGTCGAGGCGACCGCGGACCTGGTCACCACGGACACCGGGACCACCACCCGCACCCGCACCCCGCTCACCGTCATCGTGCAGGACCAGGACACCCCGGCCTGGCGGCCGTTGCTGCCGTCCGCCCGGGTCCGCACGCAGGCCCGGGTGCTGCCGCAGCGCGCGGACGGCGGCTCCGACACCGCGGCCGCCGTCGTCGCCAAGGGCCCGCTGCGGCAGCTCGCCCCGCCCAGCGCCGCCCAGCGGCTGGCCGGCCGCCTGCGCGCCGGGCTCAGGCAGGCCTGCGCCGGGCTGCCCGCCGATGCCCGGGCCCTGCTGCCCGGCCTGGTGGTGGGCGACACCTCCGCCATGCCCGAGGACCTCGACGAGGCCTTCCGCGCCACCGACCTGGTGCACATCACGGCGGTCAGCGGCGCCAACCTGTCCATCGTGCTGGCGCTGCTGCTCGGTGCCCCGGCGCTGGCCGGCACCGCGGAGCGCGGCGGCCTGGCCGCCCTGCTGGGGATCCCGCTGCGGGTGGCCGCGGTGCTCGGGATCGGGCTCACCGCGGCCTTCGTGACGCTCTGCCGGCCCGACCCGAGCGTCCTGCGCGCGGCCGCCACCGGGCTGCTGAGCCTGCTCGCGCTCGCGCTCGGCCGACCGCGCAAGGCGCTCTCCGCGCTCGCCGCCGGCGTGCTCGCCCTGCTGCTGCTCGACCCGTTCCTGGCCCGCTCCTTCGGCTTCCTGCTCTCGGTACTGGCCACCGTCGGGCTGCTCACCCTGGGCCGGCGCTGGGGCAAGGCGCTGCAGGCCCGCGGCTGGCCGCACCACCTGGCGGAGGCGGTGGCCTGCACGGCGGCGGCGCAGGTGCTCTGCGCCCCCGCCGCCGTCCTGCTGGCGCCCCGGATCAGCCTGGTCGGGATCCCGTGCAACCTGCTGGCCGAACTCGCGGTCGCCCCCGCCACCCTGCTCGGGTTCGCCGCGCTGGCCGTGGCCCCGTTCTGCGCGCCGCCGGCCGCCTACCTGGCCGGCATGGCCGGCTACCCGACCGGCTGGCTCGCCCTGGTGGCCCGGGGCGGGGCCGCCCTGCCGGGTGCCGAGCTCGCCTGGACCCCGGGGTGGCGCGGCACGGTCACGCTGGTCCTGGCGCTGGCCGCCGCCTGCTTCGCGGCCCGCCTGCTCCGCCCCGCGCCCGCCGCGGAGTTCACGCCCGCCCCGGAGCCCGCCCCGGACCGCGCCCCGGACCCCGCCGGCACCGCCTCCCTGCTCGACCCGCCCGCACCCGGCCCCCGGCCCCGCCGCCTGCTGCGGCGGGCCGTCTGCGCCGGGCTGGTGCTGGGCCTGGTGCTCCTGCTGCTCCGCCCGCCCGCGCTGGTCCGTATCGCCACCGGCTGGCCGCCCACCGGCGCCCGGCTGGTGATGTGTTCGGTGGGTCAGGGCGATCTGCTGGTGCTCCCGGTGACGGACAGTCCGGACACCGCGGTGGTGGTGGACACCGGTCCGGACCCGGCGGCGGCCGACGCGTGCCTGCGCGACCTCGGGGTGGTCCGGGTGCCGCTGGTGCTGCTCACCCACTTCCACGCCGACCACAGCGGCGGCCTGTCGGGCGTGCTGCGCCACCGCGCGGTCGGCGCGATCGAGACCACCACGCTGGCCGCACCCGAGGCCGAGGCGGCCAAGGTGACCGCCCTGGCGGCGGCCGCCCGGGTGCCGGTGCTGCGGGTGGTGCCCGGCGAGCGCCGCACGGTCGGCCCGGAGCTGTCCTGGCAGGTGCTCTGGCCGGCCGGCCCGCTCGGCCCGGACACCGCGGGCCCGAACAACGCGAGCGTCAGCCTGCTGGTCACGGCCGGCCAGCTGCGCTTCGCCCTGCTGGGCGACCTCGAACCGGCCGCCCAGGCCGCGCTGCTGCGCGCCGTCCGCCCCCGGCCGGTGGACGTGCTCAAGGTGGCCCACCACGGCTCGGCCAACCAGGACTGGGCGCTCGCCCGGGCGCTGCACCCCAGGCTGGCGCTGATCAGCGTGGGCGCGGGCAACTCCTACGGCCACCCCGCCGCACGCACCGTCAACTCCCTGCGGGCGCTCGGCGCGACGGTGCTGCGGACCGACCGCGCGGGTGACATCGCCGTGCTGGGCGACTCCCCGGCCACCCTGCGCGCCCTCACCCACGCCCACCCGGAGGAGGCCGAGGAGTGA
- a CDS encoding DUF2087 domain-containing protein, with the protein MTASPPPPELAAFFSDGRLTAVPRRPARREQLLRHLAETLFEPDRPYSEQQVNEALLTVHDDFSAMRRYLVEGRLLLRARDGSSYRRA; encoded by the coding sequence ATGACCGCAAGCCCGCCCCCGCCCGAACTCGCCGCCTTCTTCTCCGACGGCCGGCTGACCGCCGTGCCGCGCCGCCCGGCCCGCCGCGAGCAGCTGCTCCGGCACCTCGCCGAGACGCTCTTCGAGCCCGACCGGCCGTACTCGGAGCAGCAGGTCAACGAGGCGCTGCTCACCGTGCACGACGACTTCTCGGCGATGCGCCGGTACCTGGTCGAGGGCCGGCTGCTGCTGCGGGCGCGGGACGGCAGCAGCTACCGGCGCGCCTGA
- the holA gene encoding DNA polymerase III subunit delta → MARKSAPDDLLAPLTLAVGQEELLLDRAVAQVVAAARQADPDTDVRDLAPGALQPGQLAELTTPSLFAERKVIVVRAAQDLSADAVKDLKAYLAAPADEVIVVLVHAGGVKGKGLLDAARKAGAREVQCAKMTKAGERIAFVRGEFKALGRSASPEACQALLDALGGDLRELAAACSQLTSDVEGPIDERVVARYYSGRAEATGFEVADLAVTGRAADALERLRWALAVGQPPTGITFALASGVRSIGRLATADRSMRPADLARELGMPPWKVDRVRQQMRGWTGDGVAAALTAIAAADAAVKGGSDDPAYALERAVVTVARAARSGARPY, encoded by the coding sequence ATGGCCAGGAAGAGTGCACCCGACGACCTGCTCGCCCCGCTGACCCTCGCGGTCGGTCAGGAGGAGCTGCTGCTGGACCGCGCGGTCGCCCAGGTGGTGGCGGCGGCCAGGCAGGCCGACCCGGACACCGACGTCCGCGACCTGGCCCCCGGTGCCCTGCAGCCCGGCCAGCTGGCCGAGCTGACCACCCCTTCGCTCTTCGCCGAGCGCAAGGTGATCGTGGTCCGCGCCGCCCAGGACCTGTCCGCCGACGCGGTCAAGGACCTCAAGGCCTACCTGGCGGCCCCGGCCGACGAGGTGATCGTGGTCCTGGTGCACGCCGGCGGAGTCAAGGGCAAGGGCCTGCTGGACGCGGCCCGCAAGGCCGGCGCGCGCGAGGTGCAGTGCGCCAAGATGACCAAGGCGGGTGAGCGGATCGCTTTCGTCCGGGGCGAGTTCAAGGCGCTCGGCCGGTCCGCCAGCCCCGAGGCCTGCCAGGCCCTGCTGGACGCGCTCGGCGGCGACCTGCGCGAGCTGGCCGCCGCCTGCAGCCAGTTGACCTCCGACGTGGAGGGCCCGATCGACGAGCGGGTGGTGGCCCGCTACTACAGCGGCCGGGCCGAGGCGACCGGCTTCGAGGTGGCCGACCTGGCCGTCACCGGCCGCGCGGCCGACGCGCTGGAGCGGCTGCGCTGGGCGCTCGCCGTCGGCCAGCCGCCGACCGGCATCACCTTCGCGCTCGCCTCCGGGGTGCGCAGCATCGGCCGGCTGGCCACCGCCGACCGTTCGATGCGCCCGGCCGACCTGGCCCGCGAGTTGGGCATGCCGCCGTGGAAGGTGGACCGGGTGCGCCAGCAGATGCGCGGCTGGACCGGTGACGGGGTGGCCGCCGCGCTGACCGCGATCGCCGCCGCCGACGCGGCCGTCAAGGGCGGTTCGGACGACCCGGCCTACGCCCTGGAGCGCGCCGTGGTCACCGTCGCCCGGGCGGCCCGTTCCGGCGCCCGCCCGTACTGA
- the rpsT gene encoding 30S ribosomal protein S20, protein MANIKSQIKRNKTNEKARLRNKAVKSELKTALRKAREAAAAGETEKAVELARAASKKLDKAVSKGVIHKNQAANKKSAITKQVVAA, encoded by the coding sequence GTGGCGAACATCAAGTCCCAGATCAAGCGCAACAAGACCAACGAGAAGGCGCGCCTGCGCAACAAGGCCGTCAAGTCCGAGCTGAAGACCGCGCTGCGCAAGGCCCGTGAGGCCGCTGCCGCGGGCGAGACCGAGAAGGCCGTGGAGCTCGCGCGCGCCGCCTCGAAGAAGCTCGACAAGGCCGTCTCCAAGGGCGTCATCCACAAGAACCAGGCCGCCAACAAGAAGTCGGCCATCACCAAGCAGGTCGTCGCCGCCTGA
- the lepA gene encoding translation elongation factor 4: protein MPATPTNVPEPSRTDPALIRNFCIIAHIDHGKSTLADRMLQITGVVDPRQMRAQYLDRMDIERERGITIKSQAVRLPWAPRTGENTGTTHILNMIDTPGHVDFTYEVSRSLAACEGTILVVDAAQGIEAQTLANLYLALENDLTIIPVLNKIDLPAAQPEKYAAEIAHIIGCDPEDVLKVSAKTGLGVEDLLDHVVAKIPAPVGVKDAPARAMIFDSVYDSYRGVVTYVRVVDGQLTKRERIAMMSTGATHELLEIGVISPEPKVAEGLGVGEVGYIITGVKDVRQSKVGDTITSMHKGATEPLGGYKDPRPMVFSGLYPLDGSDYPLLRDALDKLRLNDAALVYEPETSVALGFGYRCGFLGLLHLEIIRERLEREFNLDLISTAPNVIYRVVMEDGTEHTVTNPSEFPTGKIAEVYEPVVRGTILAPNDFVGAIMELCQARRGNLQGMDYLSEDRVELRYTLPLAEIVFDFFDQLKSKTRGYGSFDYEPVGEQSAQLVKVDILLHGDAVDAFSAIVHKDKAYNYGVMMAGKLQKLIPRQQFEVPIQAAIGSRVIARETVRAIRKDVLAKCYGGDISRKRKLLEKQKEGKKRMKMVGRVEVPQEAFIAALSTDAEAPKDAKK, encoded by the coding sequence GTGCCCGCGACCCCTACCAATGTGCCAGAGCCCAGCCGTACCGACCCGGCGCTGATTCGCAACTTCTGCATCATCGCCCACATCGACCACGGCAAGTCGACGCTCGCCGACCGGATGCTGCAGATCACCGGCGTCGTCGACCCCCGGCAGATGCGTGCCCAGTACCTCGACCGGATGGACATCGAGCGCGAGCGCGGCATCACCATCAAGTCGCAGGCGGTCCGGCTGCCCTGGGCCCCGCGCACCGGTGAGAACACGGGCACGACGCACATCCTGAACATGATCGACACGCCCGGCCACGTCGACTTCACCTACGAGGTGTCGCGCTCGCTGGCCGCCTGCGAGGGCACCATCCTGGTGGTCGACGCGGCGCAGGGCATCGAGGCGCAGACCCTGGCCAACCTGTACCTGGCCCTGGAGAACGACCTCACGATCATCCCGGTGCTCAACAAGATCGACCTGCCGGCCGCCCAGCCCGAGAAGTACGCGGCGGAGATCGCGCACATCATCGGCTGCGACCCGGAGGACGTGCTCAAGGTCAGCGCCAAGACCGGCCTCGGCGTCGAGGACCTGCTCGACCACGTGGTCGCGAAGATCCCGGCCCCGGTCGGCGTCAAGGACGCGCCGGCCCGCGCGATGATCTTCGACTCGGTGTACGACTCCTACCGCGGCGTGGTCACCTACGTCCGGGTGGTCGACGGCCAGCTCACCAAGCGCGAGCGGATCGCCATGATGTCCACCGGCGCGACCCACGAGCTGCTGGAGATCGGCGTCATCTCGCCCGAGCCCAAGGTGGCCGAGGGCCTGGGCGTCGGCGAGGTGGGCTACATCATCACCGGTGTGAAGGACGTCCGGCAGTCCAAGGTCGGTGACACCATCACCTCGATGCACAAGGGTGCGACCGAGCCGCTCGGCGGCTACAAGGACCCGCGCCCGATGGTGTTCTCCGGCCTCTACCCGCTGGACGGCTCGGACTACCCGCTGCTGCGCGACGCGCTGGACAAGCTGCGGCTGAACGACGCCGCGCTGGTCTACGAGCCGGAGACCTCGGTGGCGCTCGGCTTCGGCTACCGCTGCGGCTTCCTCGGCCTGCTCCACCTGGAGATCATCCGGGAGCGCCTGGAGCGCGAGTTCAACCTGGACCTGATCTCCACCGCGCCGAACGTGATCTACCGGGTGGTGATGGAGGACGGCACCGAGCACACCGTCACCAACCCGAGCGAGTTCCCGACCGGCAAGATCGCCGAGGTCTACGAGCCGGTGGTGCGCGGCACCATCCTGGCGCCGAACGACTTCGTCGGCGCGATCATGGAGCTGTGCCAGGCCCGCCGCGGCAACCTGCAGGGCATGGACTACCTCTCCGAGGACCGGGTCGAGCTGCGCTACACCCTGCCGCTGGCCGAGATCGTCTTCGACTTCTTCGACCAGCTCAAGTCCAAGACCCGCGGTTACGGCTCCTTCGACTACGAGCCGGTCGGCGAGCAGAGCGCCCAGCTGGTCAAGGTCGACATCCTGCTGCACGGCGACGCGGTGGACGCCTTCTCCGCCATCGTGCACAAGGACAAGGCCTACAACTACGGCGTCATGATGGCCGGCAAGCTGCAGAAGCTGATCCCGCGCCAGCAGTTCGAGGTGCCGATCCAGGCCGCCATCGGCTCCCGGGTGATCGCCCGTGAGACGGTCCGCGCGATCCGCAAGGACGTCCTCGCCAAGTGCTACGGCGGTGACATCTCGCGCAAGCGCAAGCTGCTGGAGAAGCAGAAGGAGGGCAAGAAGCGGATGAAGATGGTCGGCCGGGTCGAGGTCCCGCAGGAGGCCTTCATCGCCGCCCTCTCCACCGACGCCGAGGCTCCCAAGGACGCCAAGAAGTAG
- a CDS encoding ABC transporter ATP-binding protein, whose protein sequence is MSGQGAEKSLDFKNSSRRTLGLLKAERSIILGMLVLGAFSVACQVAAPKLLGQVTDLIVKGALGPRFPTQQALDRATSSGGKQAALLKSLHLTPNQQMDYNAIGNILLWVLLIYVVSAAFGILQGRLAARAINNTVNRLRRDVDAKLTRLPLSYFDKQPRGEVLSRVTNDIDNIGQSMQQSMGQVMNSLLTVIGVLAMMFWVSWILALIALVSVPLSVVVAARVGKKAQPQFVAQWATTGKLNAHIEEMYTGHTLVKVFGRQKEAAEVFARENEALYATSFRAQFISGIIQPSMFLIGNLNYVLVAVVGGLRVASGQLSIGDVQAFIQYSRQFSQPLTQVASMANLVQSGVASAERVFELLDAEEQSAEPEHPQRPAELRGLVSFEDVAFRYDPEKPLIEDLSLKVEPGHTVAIVGPTGAGKTTLVNLLMRFYEVTGGRITLDGVDIAAMSREELRSGIGMVLQDTWLFGGSIADNIAYGATDATREQVVEAAKAAHVDRFVRTLPEGYDTVIDDEGTGVSAGEKQLITIARAFLAQPSILVLDEATSSVDTRTEVLIQRAMARLRSGRTSFVIAHRLSTIRDADVILVMENGSIVEQGTHDELIAAEGAYARLYQAQFAQAVAEQD, encoded by the coding sequence ATGAGCGGTCAGGGCGCCGAGAAGTCGCTGGACTTCAAGAACAGCTCCCGGCGCACGCTCGGCCTGCTGAAGGCCGAGCGGAGCATCATCCTGGGCATGCTCGTCCTCGGCGCGTTCAGCGTGGCCTGCCAGGTCGCCGCGCCCAAGCTGCTCGGCCAGGTCACCGACCTGATCGTCAAGGGCGCCCTCGGCCCCCGCTTCCCGACCCAGCAGGCGCTGGACCGGGCCACCTCCAGCGGCGGCAAGCAGGCCGCCCTGCTGAAGTCGCTGCACCTGACGCCCAATCAGCAGATGGACTACAACGCGATCGGCAACATCCTGCTCTGGGTGCTGCTGATCTACGTGGTCTCGGCCGCCTTCGGCATCCTGCAGGGCCGCCTCGCCGCCCGGGCGATCAACAACACCGTCAACCGGCTGCGCCGCGACGTGGACGCCAAGCTCACCCGGCTGCCGCTCAGCTACTTCGACAAGCAGCCGCGCGGCGAGGTGCTCAGCCGGGTCACCAACGACATCGACAACATCGGCCAGTCCATGCAGCAGAGCATGGGCCAGGTGATGAACTCGCTGCTCACCGTGATCGGCGTGCTGGCCATGATGTTCTGGGTCTCCTGGATCCTCGCGCTGATCGCGCTGGTCTCGGTGCCGCTCTCGGTGGTCGTCGCGGCCCGGGTCGGCAAGAAGGCGCAGCCGCAGTTCGTCGCCCAGTGGGCCACCACCGGCAAGCTGAACGCGCACATCGAGGAGATGTACACCGGCCACACCCTGGTCAAGGTGTTCGGCCGGCAGAAGGAGGCCGCCGAGGTCTTCGCGCGGGAGAACGAGGCGCTCTACGCCACCAGCTTCCGGGCCCAGTTCATCTCCGGCATCATCCAGCCGTCGATGTTCCTGATCGGCAACCTGAACTACGTGCTGGTCGCGGTGGTCGGCGGGCTGCGGGTGGCCAGCGGGCAGCTCTCGATCGGTGACGTGCAGGCCTTCATCCAGTACTCCCGCCAGTTCAGCCAGCCGCTCACCCAGGTGGCCAGCATGGCCAACCTGGTCCAGTCCGGGGTGGCCTCGGCCGAGCGGGTCTTCGAACTGCTGGACGCCGAGGAGCAGTCCGCCGAGCCGGAGCACCCGCAGCGCCCGGCCGAGCTGCGCGGCCTGGTCTCCTTCGAGGACGTGGCGTTCCGCTACGACCCGGAGAAGCCGCTGATCGAGGACCTCTCGCTGAAGGTCGAGCCGGGCCACACGGTGGCCATCGTCGGCCCGACCGGCGCGGGCAAGACCACCCTGGTCAACCTGCTGATGCGGTTCTACGAGGTGACCGGCGGGCGGATCACCCTGGACGGCGTGGACATCGCCGCGATGTCCCGCGAGGAGCTGCGCTCCGGCATCGGCATGGTGCTCCAGGACACCTGGCTGTTCGGCGGCAGCATCGCCGACAACATCGCCTACGGCGCCACCGACGCCACCCGCGAACAGGTGGTCGAGGCGGCGAAGGCGGCGCACGTCGACCGCTTCGTGCGCACCCTGCCCGAGGGCTACGACACGGTGATCGACGACGAGGGCACCGGGGTCAGCGCGGGCGAGAAGCAGCTGATCACCATCGCCCGGGCGTTCCTGGCGCAGCCGTCGATCCTGGTGCTGGACGAGGCGACCAGCTCGGTGGACACCCGCACCGAGGTGCTGATCCAGCGTGCGATGGCCCGGCTGCGCAGCGGCCGGACCAGCTTCGTGATCGCCCACCGGCTCTCCACCATCCGGGATGCCGACGTGATCCTGGTGATGGAGAACGGCTCGATCGTCGAGCAGGGCACCCACGACGAGCTGATCGCGGCCGAGGGCGCCTACGCCCGGCTCTACCAGGCGCAGTTCGCCCAGGCGGTGGCCGAGCAGGACTGA
- a CDS encoding ABC transporter ATP-binding protein — MLIRVLRAHLGPYKPQILTLVMLQLIATIASLYLPTLNADIINDGVIKGDTGYIMQTGGVMLAVSVAQALCSIGAVYYGARVAMAVGRDIRASVFDQVQRFSARELGQYGAPSLITRTTNDVQQVQMLVLMTFTLMVSAPIMCVGGIIMALNQDVPLSALLVILVPVLGVIVSVLVRKLRPAFRSMQVRIDAVNRILREQITGIRVIRAFVKDNHEKQRFGGANDELTEMSLRTGRLMAFMFPSVMFVVYISTIAVSWFGAHRIAAPHGMQIGALTAFQSYLMQILMSVMMATFMFMMVPRAEVCAERIVEVLDTDSSVVPPSAPVTELRSHGHLELRGTDFRYPGAEAPVLRGIDLVARPGETTAVIGSTGSGKTTLLGLVPRLFDATGGEVLINGTDVKQLSPELLARTVGLVPQKPYLFSGTIASNLRYGRPDATDEELWAALETAQAKDFVSKLDEGLQAPVAQGGSNFSGGQRQRLAIARTLVRRPEIYLFDDSFSALDYATDARLRAALSLETAEATVVIVAQRVSTIREADRIIVLDEGAVVGTGTHHELMTDNPTYREIVLSQLTEQEAA, encoded by the coding sequence GTGCTGATCCGAGTCCTCAGGGCCCATCTGGGGCCCTACAAACCACAGATCCTGACGCTGGTGATGCTCCAGCTGATCGCCACCATAGCTTCGCTCTACCTCCCGACCTTGAACGCCGACATCATCAACGACGGCGTGATCAAGGGCGACACCGGCTACATCATGCAGACCGGTGGGGTGATGCTCGCGGTCAGCGTGGCCCAGGCGCTCTGCTCGATCGGCGCCGTCTACTACGGCGCCCGGGTCGCCATGGCGGTCGGCCGGGACATCCGCGCCTCGGTCTTCGACCAGGTGCAGCGGTTCTCCGCCCGGGAGCTCGGCCAGTACGGCGCGCCCTCGCTGATCACCCGCACCACCAACGACGTCCAGCAGGTGCAGATGCTGGTGCTGATGACCTTCACCCTGATGGTGTCGGCGCCGATCATGTGCGTCGGCGGCATCATCATGGCGCTCAACCAGGACGTGCCGCTCTCGGCGCTGCTGGTGATCCTGGTCCCGGTGCTCGGCGTGATCGTCAGCGTGCTGGTCCGCAAGCTCCGCCCGGCCTTCCGCAGCATGCAGGTGCGGATCGACGCGGTGAACCGGATCCTGCGCGAGCAGATCACCGGTATCCGGGTGATCCGCGCCTTCGTCAAGGACAACCACGAGAAGCAGCGGTTCGGCGGCGCCAACGACGAGCTGACCGAGATGTCGCTGCGCACCGGCCGGCTGATGGCCTTCATGTTCCCGTCGGTGATGTTCGTGGTGTACATCTCGACGATCGCCGTCTCCTGGTTCGGCGCCCACCGGATCGCCGCCCCGCACGGGATGCAGATCGGCGCCCTGACGGCCTTCCAGTCCTACCTGATGCAGATCCTGATGAGCGTCATGATGGCCACCTTCATGTTCATGATGGTGCCGCGCGCCGAGGTCTGCGCCGAGCGCATCGTCGAGGTGCTGGACACCGACTCCAGCGTGGTCCCGCCGAGCGCGCCGGTGACCGAGCTGCGCTCGCACGGCCACCTGGAGCTCCGCGGCACCGACTTCCGCTACCCCGGCGCCGAGGCCCCGGTGCTGCGCGGCATCGACCTGGTGGCGCGCCCCGGCGAGACCACCGCGGTGATCGGCTCCACCGGCAGCGGCAAGACCACGCTGCTCGGCCTGGTCCCCCGACTGTTCGACGCCACCGGCGGCGAGGTGCTGATCAACGGCACCGACGTCAAGCAGCTCTCCCCCGAGCTGCTGGCCCGCACCGTCGGCCTGGTGCCGCAGAAGCCCTACCTGTTCAGCGGCACCATCGCCAGCAACCTGCGCTACGGCCGCCCGGACGCGACCGACGAGGAGCTCTGGGCCGCGCTGGAGACCGCGCAAGCCAAGGACTTCGTCTCGAAGCTCGACGAGGGTCTTCAGGCCCCGGTCGCCCAGGGCGGCAGCAACTTCTCCGGCGGGCAGCGCCAGCGCCTGGCGATCGCCCGCACCCTGGTCCGCCGACCGGAGATCTACCTCTTCGACGACTCCTTCTCCGCGCTGGACTACGCCACCGACGCCCGGCTGCGCGCGGCACTCAGCCTGGAGACCGCCGAGGCCACCGTGGTGATCGTCGCCCAGCGGGTGAGCACCATCCGCGAGGCCGACCGGATCATCGTGCTCGACGAGGGCGCCGTGGTCGGCACCGGAACCCACCACGAGCTGATGACCGACAACCCCACCTACCGGGAGATCGTGCTCTCCCAGCTGACCGAGCAGGAGGCGGCGTGA